The following coding sequences lie in one Rutidosis leptorrhynchoides isolate AG116_Rl617_1_P2 chromosome 6, CSIRO_AGI_Rlap_v1, whole genome shotgun sequence genomic window:
- the LOC139854709 gene encoding uncharacterized protein, giving the protein MASYLLSYDFDSEDERIIALIQHLEDDDDEVESERVPRSRIYIPRNREEAGENLLKDYFSDTPVFPPYKFKRRFRMRIELFLRISQGISNFDSHDTPEHFRFFRERFDAIGRPTFTILQKMTSALRQLAYGTTADMFDEYLKMSEQTSILCLDNFCKCIITLYKERYMRSPNTYDVQRLYSKHEEKHGFKGMLGSIDCMHWEWKNCPVALKGQYTRETSPLAPFEVNGNQYTKGNYLADGIYPDWATLVKSFACPTDDPRIKFTRFQASARKDVERALGVLQGRFHILSLAARTMSVNKMRRVMDCCIILHNMILEDQGFALSDWEEEFITEDMENRPERIPNRGRDQDVIIREIRDRTVHDQLTDDLVEHIWNLPSAFRTMNG; this is encoded by the exons ATGGCATCGTATTTACTTAGTTACGATTTCGATTCGGAAGACGAGCGTATTATTGCACTAATTCAACATttagaagatgatgatgacgaaGTCGAATCCGAGCGTGTTCCAAGATCAcgaatttatattccaagaaatCGTGAAGAAGCCGGAGAAAACTTATTGAAGGATTATTTTAGTGACACACCCGTGTTTCCGCCATATAAATTTAAAAGGCGTTTTCGTATGCGGATTGAACTATTTCTCCGAATATCGCAAGGTATTTCTAATTTCGATTCTCATGATACTCCCGAGCATTTTAGATTTTTTAGGGAACGTTTTGATGCTAtcggtcggccgacttttacaatatTGCAAAAAATGACTTCGGCTCTACGCCAATTGGCTTATGGAACTACCGCCGATATGTTTGATGAATATTTAAAAATGAGTGAGCAAACCTCAATACTTTGTTTAGATAACTTTTGTAAATGTATTATTACATTATACAAAGAACGTTACATGAGATCTCCCAATACATACGATGTTCAACGATTATATAGTAAACATGAAGAGAAACATGGTTTTAAGGGTATGCTCGgaagtattgattgtatgcattgggagtgGAAGAATTGTCCCGTTGCTTTGAAGGGACAATACACTAGG GAAACATCTCCACTAGCACCATTTGAGGTAAACGGTAATCAGTACACAAAAGGCAATTACCTAGCCGACGGTATATATCCTGACTGGGCTACTCTAGTCAAAAGTTTTGCGTGTCCGACAGATGATCCAAGGATTAAGTTTACTAGGTTTCAAGCTAGTGCCCGAAAGGATGTAGAGAGGGCACTTGGGGTTCTTCAAGGTCGATTTCATATTTTAAGTTTAGCAGCACGCACTATGTCGGTAAACAAGATGAGGAGAGTTATGGACTGTTGTATCATATTACATAATATGATTTTGGAGGATCAAGGATTTGCGTTAAGTGATTGGGAGGAAGAGTTCATTACCGAAGATATGGAGAATCGTCCAGAACGGATACCGAATAGAGGACGGGATCAAGACGTTATCATCCGAGAAATAAGAGATAGGACGGTGCACGACCAACTAACCGATGATCTAGTTGAGCATATTTGGAACCTTCCGTCCGCATTCCGCACCATGAATGGTTAa